TGCTAGacagatgaaacaaactgaGCCATGATAGCAGCAATTCAACTATTGGAATATTTACACTATCACTTCACACTAAGGATACATGTAACCCTTTACAATGTAAACACATGATACAAAGACATTTTTGAATGCTAGAAAACAAGCTGATCtattcaccaaaaaaaaaaaaaaaatgaaacaaaataaacctGCTTTCTGCAGCAAATGCCTGCTTGAACAGTTAAATCAAGTTTCCACAGGTGAATGACGAGGAGAGCTGCTGGAACTAAAGCCTGATAGtgaatgtgaaataaaagacaaaccaTTAGTAATGATTGTCTTTGAAGTTACTATTTTCAAAAGGTGAGGAATCATATGTACACCTACTGGCTAATCATTTCAGTACTTTATAGAAATAACATAGTGTATGTGCACACGACACTCTTCACACAGCTGCCTCTGCTCGGCCACTGAATTCATTTAACAAGAATCTAGCTCTGTGCAGTGCCATTATAAATGGTGATATTCATTATTTTGGACTCCAGCatcaaaaaaatctgaaacaaacTATAAAGTGTTGGTATGAAgatattgtgaaaaaaaaaaaaacaacaactgtcaAGTATACAGTGGGAGGTCTAGACTGCTTTTGCAGAGCAGCAAACGCCAATAATGTCACCTTAACATCGACGTCCATTGATTTCACGACATAGAGAACCAAAAGAGAAGTGTTATTGGTcttcccgtgtgtgtgtgtgtgtgtgtgtgcgcgcgcatgtgtatgtctgtgtgccGACACGCGACGCAATGAGAATGCGTGTTTTGTGGCTGAGTGTGTTATTGAGGGAATGCCTCATCTTTCATCAGCATGCGCGGGCTCTCTTGGTTGTCGATGCGACGTCGAGGACCCATCATGCCTATGGGAATAAACAGGCTGGATGTCACAAGCCAGTTACAGAAAAAGATAGTTATATAACATAGAAATACACTTAACAGTACATAACTTCTGTTGTGAGAGGGTCTGtccaataaaacaacaacaaagacaaagtttgatGAGGTCATAAAGTAGCATTGGATCATGGGAGTTGTTGTTTTCACAGCTCAAGAATCATCGTTGTTGATAAACGTTTTATGGACTCAGGCAGAAGTCAAGATCAGAGATGAGTCATTATGTTCAAGTTAATATCAGCTGATGTCATTTTATTAAAGGATACAACCGCCACTCTCTAATGCACACAGAGCAACTATACTCATGACATACTAGTAGGTCTGTTGATTTTTAGAAATGTTGCATATTGTAGCTTTAAAATCTATTTGGAATATCTCCCTCAACAGCCGATCTCATTCTTCATACAACATTTATAACATTCTATACTGGCTTTACTTTATTCCCTGTATTTATCTTTAACCAAGACCCGCTGTACATAAGCAGCAtgccattttttgtttgttttactccAACTATTTTGATGTGACAATTTGAGACCACAAACATGCTAATGAGTTCTACAGAaaatctgatttgttttgtactttAGAAGAATTTCTACCTACAAAACAATTAGTCTTTTAGTGTTTAAACTAAATGATGTGAAAtgtcttatatatatatatatatatatgtattcaGTGTTCCTGTGCCTCACAGGTTAGATTAATATTTAGGAATGTTATATGAACTATCACGTGTTCCTGATTTGCTGGAAATTCAAGTATTTCCACCTTTGTTGTGCAAGAACCAACAGGTTAAGCTTCCTGAAAACGTTGAGTATCTTATTACAACACAAAGTGCTCCTGATACAccttaaaaggaaacaaatgtcCACTTACTGTTCTTATGTTTGAACGATTTGGATCTTCTGGGTGAGTTTGGATTctgggaggaaaaagaaaatgtcttctGTCAGTATTTGAGGTATTTTCCTCCGTGTGTTCATAATACTTATTACTTAATgatcagatataactgatttgGATCAAATTCACACCGTAACGCAGCACACAGTCAAAACCGTCCTTTAACAGTTATAAACATCATTCATTTACTTTCCTCTAAATACTAAAGGTTTAATTCTGTTCACCGTTAGGGTgttagaagaaaataaaaagataccTTATCAGATTTCCTTTTCTTGGctgtgaaatgaaaacagaaatgtttagaataaagacattctagtttaatgtatttaatgtcCAACGTCTGTGGATGATTAAGTTATAGATATTCAGCACCGGTACATCACCTTTCTTTTCTGCCCCATAGGACCAGTCATTATCGTTGACGTCGTCATTATCCTCTTGGTCACTTTCTGACTTGTTGTTAGTGTTGTTTCCAGTGACTATTCTGTAAAAAGCGAAGAATAAagcctgacacacactgactgactcAGCATTCATCGCTGCACATAACCATGGAGttataaaacaaatacactCCGACctgaaactctttttttaaatcgatGGAGAAGGAAAACCATTTCTTGCGGTATTTCTATCCAGGAAGAGTGATTACATACTCATGGTAACATGTTTTCAAGAGATTTGACTTTGATACCTTCTGTTGGCTATGCGGCTGCTGTTGCGGCCCATTCCCAGACATTTCTCCAGGTGTGGGGCAAAGCGTGAAGCGGCGATGCTTCGGCTACAGTTGGGGCATACACACTCCTTGTTTTTCCACTGGTTGTACACCTGGCCGAATACATCCAGTCCTGGCTGGTCCACAATTTCTGCAAATATAAAGACAGACACATGCACTTAtaatcatcttttctttttttttttatgattcagtGTCATTTGATTCGACAGACAGAACAACTTTATGCTCACCGAAGTCCCTCATGCTTTCTTGGTCCGTGTCATCCAGGAAGAAATAGCCCTGCTTGACGGCCCGGTGGACCTCAAAGCAAAGACCCAGGCATGCATCCTCCACCAGGTCAGACAGGATGTCCTGAGCAAGGCCCTGgaaggggaaggggagggggaggtacagggacacacacacacacagacacatgtcaaACCATGTGTGTTTACATCCTACAGATATAAAGTACATGTGCTGCTATTACAGTGTTgcctgtctctgtttgtgtacCTCCAGCTTGCTGTTGTCCAGGCTGGACATTGAAACCTCCTCCATTTTCATTTGCCAGAACTACCAGATGAGCCGACAGTGCTGTGTTCATGCTGTAGCGCAGCAAGCATTGGGCAAAACAGGGCTgcagcaagggggggggggggacacagtTAGGAATGCAGTGGCTTTAGTGCTCTTTGATTAATAATGAGTGTAAATCAGCTTAAGGGTCGACATTTGACGCATTGACTTTGGTGTAAATACTTACAAACTGCACGGTGAAAGCTGCCAGGGAGACACTTCCCACCTTTATAACCTGTGAATCACAGAACTGAACTGAAGCGTTTGTTTGTTGAGCAGGAGGCTACAAACATCTCaataaacaacacacaaaagcaaaaaaataaaaaataaaataaaatgttagcTCCGTTTTTAAACACCACCCTTTATCAGCTGGAGCATTGAAGCGTTCAGAAAGTAAGCTGAAACCTtggtgaagaaaacaaagagcgGTGCGATGAAAGGGGGCTGCTGCTGGATTTCTGCACACCACAAGAGGTTTGAGAGCGGCGCACAAAACCtccacaacaacagcagctacaGCTATCAGCTAACAATACGACACGTATAAAGCTTGGTTGAGTATGTAGAAACTGTGCGACGCGTTTGCGGGTGACTGAACggtttttgttgttggaagAAATTACATTTAACTACAGCCGAGGCTCGTCCCCGAACCCAacaccgctgctgctgctgctgctgctgctgcactgcgTTTTTCACTCTCTGAATTCCTCCTTCAAACATCGattgaggaaaaacaaaatacccCTGTGTCCATATATAACATCTATCACTGGTGCAAACCCGAAATCACAGCCAAGCAAACGGGctaattgtgtttatttacctATTTCGGCAGGCATCCATCTTTACATCACAGGGATCAGACAGTAGCAATCGATCGCTGCACGAGTTTCCACCACAGAGCGCTTCCTTTACAGCCCCGGCGGCCGGGGACTCACTCTCCCTCCTCACACCTAGCCCAGCCCAGCATGTGACTGCGAGTTCACCCGAGAAACCAGGGTTAAAATCGGCCTTTTTTGGTTGGACAATATAAATGCAAACCAACGCTTATTTTATAGTCAATGAAtcgaaatgttaaaaaaaaacgtgagaGCTGTTGATCAGTGTTTCCCGAAAAGTAAAAGTTGTATTCATGCCCAATAGATTTCAAATTCACCACCATGAAGGAGTGAAAGAAAATATATCAGACTTTAAGAAGTGGCAATTAGATGTCTTGATAATGGATGAACAGTTATCAAAATGATGTGCAGGTAATTTAAAACGAGCAATCGATTACCCCTTACAGATATAAACTATAGGCCTAATCATAtattacttattttttttcccctgatcTGACTTGTGCAGTGTTGTTTATACTTTCCTGTATCAAGCACTCCAGGATAAATCACACGTGtatataaaatgtttatcaatgAGGTGTTTCTCCTCTCAATCCAAACCAAAGAGTTGGCAATCCCATaaaccatttttttcaaataatctGCCTGAGTGGTGATTAAAGTGTCTATTGTACCCTTAgactgtgtttctctgtgtactGTGTACTCTAATGGTACAATAAagagtgtttgttgttgatgacTTGATACATGGATTTACCTCAGACAGATTATGTTGTAAAGGCcagattcaaatattttttttagccCTGATTCCCCCCCTCCTATTTTATGCATTGTTAAGTATTcttaattaatacatttattaaatatattcagGATTGCTTTGATAAAATTGCACATAAAAAAGGGGATGAAGACCATTTAAGGACATGTAGGTTAgaaaacaccaagtcaaatgaactctgcaataaaaaatgattctgaTTATGAAATAATGAAGGCCCTAAATTAAGATATACGCATAAGGAATCCTATAATCACAACAaccctttaaaacaaatctcTCTCAATGAGTTTCTTATAATAGAACCCCAAACGCACAACttttattcaaagtaaaaacagttttggtcaTTTTGAGAAAGATTTTATAGAAAGTGAAGAATTAAAATCCTGTGATAACAAAATAAGGCCATAGATATTTAAAACCAGGTGCTCCAGGGTTGAAAGGTCTACAGTCACATCAGTTGATATTGCCAAACGAACACCCACAAATTGGGAAACCTAAAGCTCATGTTGTCCTTGCGGCTCTGGGAAATTCCAATTTGTACttaaaatgttacaattcacttagcagacgctttcatccaaagcgacgtgcatcagagagtaagcactaatccattcatacaccgccactgaagcagtgggagcaacgcagggttgagtgtcttgcccaaggatgtTGCTCAGccggggatcaaacccttgaccttccggttgagaggcgacgtctctaccaactgagccacagcagtaCTTTGTGTGGGAGGACTGATGGTGGCATCCTCACTGCTGTCATTAAATGTAGACTTTGAGTCAGCCATCGTAGCAATCGTCTAATGTCTTACATGCGAAAATCCCAATCTGAGGTCGATGTGTGAAAGTCGCCCATGCTGTCGGTCCTTTTAACATCAAtataaatcaaacatgttgtCATCTCCTTCCTCCAGCTCCTCACCCTGTGGACCAAAAGATGATGTTGAAAACTCCTGAATGTAGAGGATGCaaattaaatgtgcaaaaacaacaacgtaGCGTTCAAACCTCCAGAACGatcacttcttcttcatcactgctgctgctgctgctgctgctttcaatGTTTTCGTCTTCTGAATCCTGTGCGACAAACAATAAATATGAGCCGGAAGATAAACTCAAACCTCATGTACAGATGGATGATTAAATAATTGCAGTTACTGCAGAACAGTTACAGATAGATGGTGAATACAGTCTTATGTAATACAAAAAGTGTATATAGGATGTATGATATAATATAACATAGATCATATAATACACAACCTAATAAATGTACATAGGATATGTTCAGGTGTAAAAGCAGTGGTTCAAAAAGCAAAGTgagttatttttattctttatgaATTATGTAATATTATccaaattattatttatgtttacccCCATTATGACTGTAGTCACACTGTAACCAGCCAAGTCAAATGGACTACAAACACACGAGCAgaaattcaaataaatgaaagaagCCAACATCATCATTAGTGACTGTGATGGAATAAACTGAAGGCACGACTTCATTGGTTTGTATTTGCACTTACTGATGGTCTGTGGGAGGGATCTTTACGGTAAGGAACTGTTTTGACACCGTCAAGGTATTTATGTTTCTGCAAAGGAAAGAAGTTTATTATGAATCTTGGAAAACGGTCtaagaaaaaagacacattatatatctgaaacaaaaaacaacaaggtgCTTGATTTCTTCTTGCGAGTGCTTACACTGGGGTTAACCAACAGGTAGTCTTGCTGCTCCGCTGGCGTCAATTTCTGAAGAACGTAACAGGCGAAAAAAGTTAAGAGAGCttccagttttaaaaaaaaagaaaatcctagagaataaataaacagaagcCGAATGTTACCTTGAACcactcctgcagctcctttgcATATAGTCGCATATTGTCATCCACCTTCACTTTGTAGCGATCCTTCTCCTTTGTCGGGAGGTCCATCCACATTTGGCTGACCCTGCTGAAGACCTCCTTTGAACTTGATGATTTATTCTTAAGAAGTTCCATTTGCTTTTTGGTGAAAATGGCATTACCAGATCTGTGAGGCAAGAAAAACCTCCGTCAACAGTAGCCGAGGCAAAAGAGAGCTTGACGTGTCGACAGTTTAGCTTATTGTGTAGTCTTGTAAAGTCGCTGAGATTATTAGCTCACCGAGAGGGCATCTTGGGCTCGCCTTGAAATGTCTTCACACGCCTCTTTACTGTTTGAGCCTCAGAAACCTGCAAATCAATGATATGAATTACGTTCAAAGACCAGGTCCATCCGATATAATTCTTTGACACAAGAAATCCACAAACAATCCAACATTGGACATCAACTGTTGTTTATGTGAATCACggtgaaacagaaacagacagaattGAGAATTGGTAGCTGAAGTGAGTTCAATCATAATCTGTTACTTCTTCTAACCTTGGGTCTTTTGATGCCGTGCTTTTCAAGGATCTGCTCCTGCTTCTCTGTGTCAAATCcctgagaaacacaaacattaccGTTTACACAAAGTCTGTCAGTGTCGGCTCAAATGCTGCACCTGTGGTCTTATGAACAACTGACCTTTAGATAGTCCTCCAGCTTGACTGAGAAGTCCCTCCtcaactgaaagaaaaagaaaagcttttcaTTCTGACTCAACATCACTTCACTGGAACATGACCGTTTTGTACAGCAGGTAACGAAGAGGGTTTATTTTCCCGCCCCAACAGTGTGCCTCTGTGTTCATACCTCACTGCAGCGTTCTCTGTAATCGCCCCTCTGCTTCTCAGTCAAATCTCGCCATCGCTGGGCCCACACAGTCACGTTGTTTTTTCCAGTGTCCCCCTCAATAGATGCCGCTTGCTCTTTGCAAAACAGATTGTAGCCATTtctaaagacacaaacacaaacacaccaaacattCAACCAGCTGCCGGGGAAGTTACTGTTGTCTCAAGGTGGATTAGTTAGGTCACCGGTTTCTCTCGGCAGTTTCATGATGTGTACCGCGCACAGAGGCTACGGCCCTCGAAGTGGCAGCCCCGGGTTTAACTCCCACCCTCAGTCATTTACCACGCCACGCCCCACTCTCTTATCCCTGTGTCCGACTTTATTCACCGTCCTGTCTTctcaataaaggcatgaaaagcccatTCTATAATCTTTGGATTGTTTAAGTTATAAATAAAAGGTGATCAAATCTGTGCAAAACCTAAGTCTTACTGCTGACGCCCAACCACAACCATCGCTGTCCTCATtaatgcacggcctgctccgaccctACCTCAGCGGCAAgtaagtgtggacaacaggaacgcgaggaatacaaaggagaaatcctgcctgcatgttatcccatatgctcttttgtaaagcggcTCGAGAttacacttgttatgaattggcgctatacaaattaTGCTTGACTGACTGATAATCCCCCAGACTTTTGTGTTCCTCCAGAGGGCTTTCTAATATGTAATcacaaaagaaataaagacagaaataaatattcagTATGTTCCTTTTGGAAATACAACACCCCTCCTTAGTGGATGAAGCACTAAACGTAAAAGCACCTTTTCAGTGACAGCCCCTCTCATTGGCTGAATCTAAACGTGATAATGTTCTCAAACCTTTGATTGTTGTACAGAAGTGCATTGTATTCACATGAGGAAATTAAAATGTGCTGTTTTTCTGAATTAACTTCATAAgtaacacgtgtgtgtgtgtgtgtgtgtgtgtgtgtgtgtgtgtgtgtgtgtgtgtgtgtgtgtgtgtgtgtgtggcttacACAGGAGGCTTGGGAGGAATACCATGTTCACCTTCAATGTGCTCTTCATCCTGTTTTTGCAAGAGAGGTCAcatatttaaagttaagttCAGATCTAAAACCAAACACTTCTATATGATATATACTGTTGTTAATCATTGAAATATTGTGTACAGGTTTTGTCCAGGGGAAACAACAGCACACAGTAAGACAAAAGGGTCTGCTTAATGAATTGTAATATTGTAGTAACCAGTACATTGTGGTAAATGACTACCACTAGCTGATGTGACCATCACATACATGTGTGTCGTCTTCCAAGACCCTCTTCCTCTTGCAGCTTCTTTTTGGCATGGGAGgtaagttatttttttccctgAAAGACAGAAACTTCGGCTTGAGACTGGAGATGCACAGGCAGCAGAGGTCATATAACATTTGATGTTATACACATTGCCATTAATGCACATTTACTACCTGAACTCCTGCATCTTTGTCCAGTATTCTTCAGCTGCAAGCTTGTATTTCTCCGTATACCgagcctgaaaaaaaatgttggtaaTTCACCATTATTTCCAAATGACTTTTACCAacaagtgctttttttttttaagcagcagCATCTCCATAACTTTACCTTCTCTTGACGTGAGAGATTTTTGAACTTCTTGTTTAGGGCCCTCAATACCTTCTGGCTTTTCATCTCTGGGTGCTTCTTGTGATACTTGGCACGGTTCTCTTCATAAAAGACAGCATTTGGAGGGCTTGGTCTCTTCGGGAGATCTGGGTAGATCTGCATAAAGAATTACACCTTGAATCCAACTGTTTCAAGCTTTTCGATAGGAACCCTTCAGTCTGCAAAAACATCTAGATTACGGCTTTTATCAGGAGGGCTGGTGAAGGCGTACCTTTGAGATGCTTTTATTCTTCACAGGGTTAGAAAGGGTGTCTTCAGCTTCATCCACAATCTCTGCAAGGGTCCGCATCTTGCGCATCTAAGCAAACGCAACGAGGATATTTGACTTAACGTACAAAGAAATATTCTGACACTCTAAATTGTAGAttgatgcagttttttttataatcaaagGGAATAATCCCAATTAGTTATTTTATTAATGATAatatacaacaaaacaaagtgttcaGCGCATAATCTTTAGTGATCACCTATGtatattacttttaaaaatTGTAAACCCATCTTGGTTTTCATGCAATTCCTAACACTATCAGCCTGTTGATATATGATCATGTGCAATAATTCTTTATTCCTGGCAGTTCTGAATTGAAATGCTCTTTGTGAGTTAGGAAGTGACCCACATATCTGGATCTATAAGCAAAATGTCTTCATCATAGGGAGCTGTGTGCAGGTTTATACTGCGTCTTAAAAGCCTCAGTTACTGGTGACTGTGAAGTGGAACTGTTCTCGTCTCCTAAAAGGTAAGAATGACACTGTGACGTACCCTCGACAAAATCTCTGTCCACTTTCCCAGGCATGCCTCGGGAGAGAAAGGGGCGAAAGCCACCTTATTCCAGTCCACAGCTTTCAGTCCTTTGGTGTATATGCTACATTTTTCGTTTTCTGGGATGCTGGTTTTCAATGCAGCACAAAGCGCCTGCAGGTCTCCTCTGGTCCACTCTGCAGTCAAAGTTACACCGACACACTTTAGTGTCTTCAGATATGCAAGTTTAATATCAGATTTCACATTTGTTAGCGGTACTTACCAGGTTCATCAacaatgctgctgtttttactCATATTTCAAAGTAGAAAAGTTTACCGCACGTAAACCGGGCACAAACACGTGACTGCTGCTTAGCTAAACCTTTGAGCCTAAATTACCGACAGATTTTCAAAGAGCTCTTCATATTTTACCGAATGCCCTATTCAATAACAATAAAGTATTGTCCACCAgaggaaagaaacacacaaaggaccTTTAGAGAGAcctttaaagtttatttattgtgtgttttttttttaattttttttttttttttttagcatacatcaggaaacaaaacaaataatccGGAAGGCTTCGCAGCAACCAATCAGACAGATGAGCCCGCCTCTCACTCTTCTTCTGTAGGATTTCCGATAGAATGTAGACTGGAGAGTGAAATGCTGCCCTCTATAGACTGTAGGCGGAAAGGTTGGAACTGCTTCTCAGAATATAGTGTCAGAGACCAGAATGGATTTAAAAATATCAGTAAAGGAGGCCCTGATCTGATAACACGGATTTCCTAAATTGTTTTAATCTGCAATGTTCTTTCATCTTTACTTATTATAAGATAGTTCAACATGATGAACTGTTTCCAAACTCACCCTGGCAAAGACTGTCTGTATGCTTGCCTATGACGTTAAGAAAACCAGTCCCAGCCTGTTGTGAGAACATCATCCCTTCTCCTGAAATTTAATATCAACTTACCTTGTTTTTAACAGAGCATAATTATGCCTATACcctcattttcttctttccactgttttttttgccactgaAGCTCCAGTTTTCCTTTGACAATAGGCCCACGAGAACAGCCTtatcctttttcttcttcttcagagtcttctttttcttcttcttcctcgaCTGTATCAAATTTAACAGTCTAAAAATCAGACTGAAAAGGCTGAAGATGAATCAGATCAGAGAATAGAATCACTTGTTTATACATTATGTCTGTCcctgaaacagattttttttctgcatttttttaccCTGTCGGGCATTTAACCCCTTGAATGTGAATTCATAATTTAGAGTCATTTAAACAATTGCTCAGATATTTGATTGTATTGCAATTCTGactgaatgaataaaataaaataaacataaatagaaaataaatgaaaaattgtcATCAAAGCATTTTAATATCCTCTACTTTCATTAACTGTAGTATTATGATAACCACACCCAAGTCGATGGTTAATTTGGaaagcagtttttatttttgtagggAGACAACAAGGagacagccaaaaaaaaaagaagtacatatttaacaacaaatcaacatttGATCTCCCTGTATTAAAGTGTTGTACTTCTGCTTTCTAGTGTTTCCAGTTTGATCTTCCTATCTCTCATTCAGTGAATGCAGCAATAAGTTAATGTTACATgtgttatgttatgttacataatTACATTTAGTGTTTCACTGAGAACGAAGGAATATCTTTGGCTTTAAACAAGATTGTACAAGATTGTACACTGATAATTAttatttcatattcatttttCTTGATTGGAatgcttaaaaaacatttgcacattCATTTTTTCTGAAAACACAGCAATATCATATTCATGTTTACAGCTTCAGTAGTATGTAAGGCACAAGAGTTAGGAATGAAACAAAGTAATGCAAATCATTTACCTGACTAATTGATAGATTCCTCAAAGGAATGTTCAACCAAAATGTTGTTATAAGATATTCATTTTATCCATCTTGATATAGCCTAAtaaagatttttgcatttgGCATGAGAAAATTGCTATTTGCAACAAGGGAGATGATTTGAGCCACATTGATTAATTAAAAGCTACTGTAAAGTACATCTACAATGGCATCTGGGATTCACAGTATACATCCTGCCCTGGCTCCTCCTCAAATGTCACTTTGGCATCATCAGCATCCAACTAAagcaaaacagacacagaaacagacacaaacattaatgttttacacacacattgatCATAATCTTACTGCATTTGTTTATGACATGACGAGAGGTACCAACttacacatttcatttcaagttcTGTGAAGAGATGCCCAGTCATACACATGCGTAGGGGAATGGTGAGGATGAGTATGAAAGGAAGTGCGAGGGATACTGGACTGGATTTAACAATCCATAATATTGCAAGGCACGCAATCTGGATGGCTGTGAACAAGTGCATCCGTCCTGTGCTCACCTGGGGCAGACATCAAGAAGTATTAGTCAGGAAGAAATAATTAGAAACATGTAGGTTAGTAATTAGTCGCTACCCATGGCATGAAACTTGTGGCTTGGATGTTTTGATCTGAGATTGCTTTGGAATCTGATATATTTGAAAAGACAGGCCAGTCCCTGATCAAAGCCCAACAGGCTGAAAATCTGCTGATTCCAGTCACCAGCCGTTCAATCCGAGCACCTCtatttttcatctgttttgatttttttctttttctgaagcCTGTTTCCCCAGATGCATTCCCTCAAGCCTTGTTTTAGGCAAGTGTGGTTTTATCTTAAACTGAAGTGGCATCAAGCCCTAACTAATAAAACCTTAAGATATTATTTCACATAAAAATCATCTAATTTTCCAAAAAGTACATGCAACATGAGTTTTAGTAATCAGTCTCTATGGGGCTCTTACTCTGGTGGCGTAGGGCTCATCAGGATGATATTTCTTGGGGATAAGCAGGAGCAGTATTCGATCCCACAGCTGGATGCCGTTGAGTGATGTAACTCCCATGTAGAGAAAAATCCCAAACAAGGCGGACATCGGGATCATCTTTAAAATAGGCTCCATGAGAATGGATAGACCTTGACACAAATACTCAGTCAGATAAAGGAAAGCCTTCTGTCTCTAAAGATACAGCTGTATTAAATATGGATTAAGATTAGATGATGAGACAGCACTGACCAACCAGCAAGGCAACCACAATGCCACTGATCCGCTGCTCCATCACCTTCTCAATCACAGGTTTTGGTCCTTTGCTCATCACTGTGAGGGCGTTAGCATGAGTGACGGATCGCACAGTGGCAGCACTTAACCACGGTACCCCAAATATTGCACTCAGCCCTCCCATGCCAACTAAAACCAGCAGGTCAAAGTGGAACCCAGAGCCTTTAACCATCTTCCTCTCAGGTTTACTAACAATcagcctgttaaaaaaaatccaataaataaaatagttgGGTTAAATTGCGAAAATGTCAATTGTTATTGCCATGGCTATTAGTTTAGATTAAAAGACTTACGTGGTGATCTGAGACTCCAGGAAGATCAGAATGAAGACGAGCATGGCTGGGACACAGCATGCAAACATCAACCACACAGGGAAAGTTTGGTGTTCTCCAAAGGGGTTGATCATCCAGCCTCTTTTAGCTGGGTTGGACACCATCAGACCTTTGGGAACCACCAATTTCTGCAAAGccataaaaatgttttgcataaAAATAAGGACAATTGCTTTGGTACCTCTTGACTGGAAGTACGCCAGGGTTCTTTAAATGGGcagtaaaaacacaagat
The genomic region above belongs to Labrus bergylta chromosome 21, fLabBer1.1, whole genome shotgun sequence and contains:
- the atxn7l3b gene encoding ataxin-7-like protein 3 isoform X3 codes for the protein MKMEEVSMSSLDNSKLEGLAQDILSDLVEDACLGLCFEVHRAVKQGYFFLDDTDQESMRDFEIVDQPGLDVFGQVYNQWKNKECVCPNCSRSIAASRFAPHLEKCLGMGRNSSRIANRRIVTGNNTNNKSESDQEDNDDVNDNDWSYGAEKKAKKRKSDKNPNSPRRSKSFKHKNSL
- the atxn7l3b gene encoding ataxin-7-like protein 3 isoform X2, whose translation is MKMEEVSMSSLDNSKLEGLAQDILSDLVEDACLGLCFEVHRAVKQGYFFLDDTDQESMRDFEIVDQPGLDVFGQVYNQWKNKECVCPNCSRSIAASRFAPHLEKCLGMGRNSSRIANRRIVTGNNTNNKSESDQEDNDDVNDNDWSYGAEKKAKKRKSDKNPNSPRRSKSFKHKNTCLFP
- the LOC109988032 gene encoding nucleolar transcription factor 1; translation: MSKNSSIVDEPEWTRGDLQALCAALKTSIPENEKCSIYTKGLKAVDWNKVAFAPFSPEACLGKWTEILSRMRKMRTLAEIVDEAEDTLSNPVKNKSISKIYPDLPKRPSPPNAVFYEENRAKYHKKHPEMKSQKVLRALNKKFKNLSRQEKARYTEKYKLAAEEYWTKMQEFREKNNLPPMPKRSCKRKRVLEDDTHDEEHIEGEHGIPPKPPVNGYNLFCKEQAASIEGDTGKNNVTVWAQRWRDLTEKQRGDYRERCSELRRDFSVKLEDYLKGFDTEKQEQILEKHGIKRPKVSEAQTVKRRVKTFQGEPKMPSRSGNAIFTKKQMELLKNKSSSSKEVFSRVSQMWMDLPTKEKDRYKVKVDDNMRLYAKELQEWFKKLTPAEQQDYLLVNPSKHKYLDGVKTVPYRKDPSHRPSDSEDENIESSSSSSSSDEEEVIVLEGEELEEGDDNMFDLY
- the atxn7l3b gene encoding ataxin-7-like protein 3 isoform X1; its protein translation is MKMEEVSMSSLDNSKLEGLAQDILSDLVEDACLGLCFEVHRAVKQGYFFLDDTDQESMRDFEIVDQPGLDVFGQVYNQWKNKECVCPNCSRSIAASRFAPHLEKCLGMGRNSSRIANRRIVTGNNTNNKSESDQEDNDDVNDNDWSYGAEKKAKKRKSDKNPNSPRRSKSFKHKNSMMGPRRRIDNQESPRMLMKDEAFPQ